Proteins from one Mercurialis annua linkage group LG7, ddMerAnnu1.2, whole genome shotgun sequence genomic window:
- the LOC126656668 gene encoding protein DOG1-like 3: MENSERCFLDWMTLQQEDSEELLEALNITEDGDQHTLFSELVEKMMTHFQDYTDKRTQLAGVGPCAYFAPPWNSSLENSLLWLAGYRPSIYIRLLYSLYGSRLETLISEYLQGARTGNLGELSWQQMKNINDLHFRIIRQEEQLTNKLASLQEDMADDPISVIATEQREPVESYGQVDRNIQNYEEAMFSILQEADNLRLATLKELVSILSPLQAVDYLAAHKKFHLCLHEWGQRRDENGCLDI; the protein is encoded by the exons ATGGAAAATTCAGAACGATGCTTTCTTGATTGGATGACACTTCAACAAGAAGACTCAGAAGAGCTTCTCGAAGCCTTGAACATAACTGAAGATGGAGATCAACACACTTTATTCTCGGAGTTGGTCGAGAAAATGATGACGCATTTTCAGGATTACACTGACAAAAGAACCCAACTTGCCGGAGTCGGTCCCTGCGCTTATTTCGCACCCCCCTGGAATTCTTCCCTGGAAAATTCCTTGCTATGGTTGGCTGGCTACAGACCCTCAATTTACATCAGACTCTTATACTCACTCTACGGTTCACGCCTCGAAACCCTAATTTCAGAATATCTTCAGGGCGCAAGAACAGGAAATCTCGGCGAGCTATCGTGGCAACAGatgaaaaatattaatgatTTGCATTTCAGAATCATCCGACAGGAAGAACAGTTGACCAACAAGCTAGCGAGTTTGCAAGAAGACATGGCTGACGATCCTATTTCTGTGATCGCCACGGAACAGAGAGAACCTGTTGAATCTTATGGGCAAGTGGATAGAAATATTCAGAATTATGAAGAGGCCATGTTTAGTATCTTACAGGAAGCTGATAATTTAAGGTTAGCCACTCTTAAGGAGTTGGTTAGTATTTTAAGTCCTCTTCAGGCTGTGGATTATCTGGCTGCTCACAAGAAATTTCATCTCTGCTTGCATGAATGGGGTCAAAGAAGGGAT GAAAATGGATGTTTAGATATATAA
- the LOC126655472 gene encoding protein MRG1 isoform X2, with the protein MEIFGSLPFFLFFRVGIKRKQKSLVWLGHIANSWDEWIGTDRLLKPTKENIMKQQALDKKQGVDKTSKFGRSGQKPKTSTDAKVDKEETKSNVAKGKKRKSDSGMEKDNLSAEKFIKIQIPSTLKKQLVDDWEYVTQQDKLVKLPRSPNVDDILTKYLEYRSKKDGMMTDSVGEILKGIRCYFDKALSVMLLYKNERQQYDDAVENDTSPSTIYGAEHLLRLFVKLPELLAYVNIEEETLARLQQKILDFLKFLQKNQSTFFLSAYDGSKVSEGKGKGKDE; encoded by the exons ATGGAGATATTTGGTTCATTACCTT TTTTTCTGTTTTTCAGGGTTGGAATAAAAA GGAAACAGAAATCATTAGTGTGGCTTGGACATATTGCCAACAGTTGGGACGAATGGATAGGCACGGATCGACTGTTGAAACCTACAAAAGAGAATATCATGAAACAGCAGGCCCTTGATAAAAAACAGGGTGTAGATAAGACTTCAAAGTTTGGACGTTCAGGACAGAAGCCAAAGACCTCTACTG ATGCAAAGGTGGATAAGGAAGAAACAAAAAGCAATG TGGCTAAAGGGAAGAAGCGTAAAAGTGACTCAGGCATGGAG AAGGATAATTTGTCTGCGGAAAAGTTCATAAAGATCCAAATTCCATCAACACTAAAGAAGCAACTTGTAGATGACTGGGAATATGTCACCCAACAGGATAAG CTTGTTAAACTTCCACGGTCACCAAATGTGGATGATATTTTGACAAAGTACTTAGAATACAGGTCAAAGAAGGATGGAAT GATGACCGACTCAGTTggagaaattttaaaaggtatACGTTGCTACTTTGACAAAGCATTATCAGTGATGCTCCTATACAAGAATGAACGCCAACAGTACGATGATGCCGTCGAAAATGACACGTCTCCATCAACTATATATGGCGCTGAACATTTATTGCGACTATTTG TAAAATTACCGGAGCTATTGGCATATGTGAACATTGAAGAGGAGACACTAGCACGCTTACAACAGAAAATACTCGACTTCCTCAA GTTTCTGCAGAAGAATCAAAGTACTTTCTTCCTTTCAGCTTATGATGGATCTAAAGTTTCTGAAGGCAAAGGCAAAGGAAAAGACGAGTGA
- the LOC126655472 gene encoding protein MRG1 isoform X1 produces MGSSSKDASGSDGEASSGDAPPSNSGLFSEGERVLAYHGPRIYEAKVQKAELRKKEWRYLVHYLGWNKNWDEWIGTDRLLKPTKENIMKQQALDKKQGVDKTSKFGRSGQKPKTSTDAKVDKEETKSNVAKGKKRKSDSGMEKDNLSAEKFIKIQIPSTLKKQLVDDWEYVTQQDKLVKLPRSPNVDDILTKYLEYRSKKDGMMTDSVGEILKGIRCYFDKALSVMLLYKNERQQYDDAVENDTSPSTIYGAEHLLRLFVKLPELLAYVNIEEETLARLQQKILDFLKFLQKNQSTFFLSAYDGSKVSEGKGKGKDE; encoded by the exons atgggAAGCTCGTCTAAGGACGCCTCCGGTAGCGACGGAGAAGCCTCAAGCGGCGACGCTCCTCCTTCGAATTCCGGTCTCTTCTCCGAAGGTGAACGCGTCTTGGCTTATCACGGTCCTCGCATTTACGAGGCTAAG gtTCAAAAAGCTGAGCTTCGGAAGAAGGAATGGAGATATTTGGTTCATTACCTT GGTTGGAATAAAAA TTGGGACGAATGGATAGGCACGGATCGACTGTTGAAACCTACAAAAGAGAATATCATGAAACAGCAGGCCCTTGATAAAAAACAGGGTGTAGATAAGACTTCAAAGTTTGGACGTTCAGGACAGAAGCCAAAGACCTCTACTG ATGCAAAGGTGGATAAGGAAGAAACAAAAAGCAATG TGGCTAAAGGGAAGAAGCGTAAAAGTGACTCAGGCATGGAG AAGGATAATTTGTCTGCGGAAAAGTTCATAAAGATCCAAATTCCATCAACACTAAAGAAGCAACTTGTAGATGACTGGGAATATGTCACCCAACAGGATAAG CTTGTTAAACTTCCACGGTCACCAAATGTGGATGATATTTTGACAAAGTACTTAGAATACAGGTCAAAGAAGGATGGAAT GATGACCGACTCAGTTggagaaattttaaaaggtatACGTTGCTACTTTGACAAAGCATTATCAGTGATGCTCCTATACAAGAATGAACGCCAACAGTACGATGATGCCGTCGAAAATGACACGTCTCCATCAACTATATATGGCGCTGAACATTTATTGCGACTATTTG TAAAATTACCGGAGCTATTGGCATATGTGAACATTGAAGAGGAGACACTAGCACGCTTACAACAGAAAATACTCGACTTCCTCAA GTTTCTGCAGAAGAATCAAAGTACTTTCTTCCTTTCAGCTTATGATGGATCTAAAGTTTCTGAAGGCAAAGGCAAAGGAAAAGACGAGTGA
- the LOC126655472 gene encoding protein MRG1 isoform X4 codes for MNSAFSWDEWIGTDRLLKPTKENIMKQQALDKKQGVDKTSKFGRSGQKPKTSTDAKVDKEETKSNVAKGKKRKSDSGMEKDNLSAEKFIKIQIPSTLKKQLVDDWEYVTQQDKLVKLPRSPNVDDILTKYLEYRSKKDGMMTDSVGEILKGIRCYFDKALSVMLLYKNERQQYDDAVENDTSPSTIYGAEHLLRLFVKLPELLAYVNIEEETLARLQQKILDFLKFLQKNQSTFFLSAYDGSKVSEGKGKGKDE; via the exons ATGAATTCAGCTTTTAG TTGGGACGAATGGATAGGCACGGATCGACTGTTGAAACCTACAAAAGAGAATATCATGAAACAGCAGGCCCTTGATAAAAAACAGGGTGTAGATAAGACTTCAAAGTTTGGACGTTCAGGACAGAAGCCAAAGACCTCTACTG ATGCAAAGGTGGATAAGGAAGAAACAAAAAGCAATG TGGCTAAAGGGAAGAAGCGTAAAAGTGACTCAGGCATGGAG AAGGATAATTTGTCTGCGGAAAAGTTCATAAAGATCCAAATTCCATCAACACTAAAGAAGCAACTTGTAGATGACTGGGAATATGTCACCCAACAGGATAAG CTTGTTAAACTTCCACGGTCACCAAATGTGGATGATATTTTGACAAAGTACTTAGAATACAGGTCAAAGAAGGATGGAAT GATGACCGACTCAGTTggagaaattttaaaaggtatACGTTGCTACTTTGACAAAGCATTATCAGTGATGCTCCTATACAAGAATGAACGCCAACAGTACGATGATGCCGTCGAAAATGACACGTCTCCATCAACTATATATGGCGCTGAACATTTATTGCGACTATTTG TAAAATTACCGGAGCTATTGGCATATGTGAACATTGAAGAGGAGACACTAGCACGCTTACAACAGAAAATACTCGACTTCCTCAA GTTTCTGCAGAAGAATCAAAGTACTTTCTTCCTTTCAGCTTATGATGGATCTAAAGTTTCTGAAGGCAAAGGCAAAGGAAAAGACGAGTGA
- the LOC126655472 gene encoding protein MRG1 isoform X3 yields MGSSSKDASGSDGEASSGDAPPSNSGLFSEGERVLAYHGPRIYEAKVQKAELRKKEWRYLVHYLGWNKNWDEWIGTDRLLKPTKENIMKQQALDKKQGVDKTSKFGRSGQKPKTSTDAKVDKEETKSNVAKGKKRKSDSGMEKDNLSAEKFIKIQIPSTLKKQLVDDWEYVTQQDKLVKLPRSPNVDDILTKYLEYRSKKDGMMTDSVGEILKGIRCYFDKALSVMLLYKNERQQYDDAVENDTSPSTIYGAEHLLRLFALSLQ; encoded by the exons atgggAAGCTCGTCTAAGGACGCCTCCGGTAGCGACGGAGAAGCCTCAAGCGGCGACGCTCCTCCTTCGAATTCCGGTCTCTTCTCCGAAGGTGAACGCGTCTTGGCTTATCACGGTCCTCGCATTTACGAGGCTAAG gtTCAAAAAGCTGAGCTTCGGAAGAAGGAATGGAGATATTTGGTTCATTACCTT GGTTGGAATAAAAA TTGGGACGAATGGATAGGCACGGATCGACTGTTGAAACCTACAAAAGAGAATATCATGAAACAGCAGGCCCTTGATAAAAAACAGGGTGTAGATAAGACTTCAAAGTTTGGACGTTCAGGACAGAAGCCAAAGACCTCTACTG ATGCAAAGGTGGATAAGGAAGAAACAAAAAGCAATG TGGCTAAAGGGAAGAAGCGTAAAAGTGACTCAGGCATGGAG AAGGATAATTTGTCTGCGGAAAAGTTCATAAAGATCCAAATTCCATCAACACTAAAGAAGCAACTTGTAGATGACTGGGAATATGTCACCCAACAGGATAAG CTTGTTAAACTTCCACGGTCACCAAATGTGGATGATATTTTGACAAAGTACTTAGAATACAGGTCAAAGAAGGATGGAAT GATGACCGACTCAGTTggagaaattttaaaaggtatACGTTGCTACTTTGACAAAGCATTATCAGTGATGCTCCTATACAAGAATGAACGCCAACAGTACGATGATGCCGTCGAAAATGACACGTCTCCATCAACTATATATGGCGCTGAACATTTATTGCGACTATTTG CTCTCTCTTTGCAGTAA
- the LOC126655471 gene encoding probable cinnamyl alcohol dehydrogenase encodes MEGRRVVGWAARDSSGYLSPYSFNLRKTGAEDVVLKVLYSGVDHTDLHQVREELSHTNYPLVPGHEIVGEVVEMGQEVGKFKIGDIVGVGGIIWSCGECLTCKSKMEQYCNERIMTYNAIDKDGKTIQGGYSSAMVVNQRFVVRIPEKLAPEQAAPLLCAGVTAYSPLKEINNLNKVLKVGILGLGGVGHLAVLIAKAMGHHVIVISSSDKKKQEAFDHLHADAFLVSSDVDEMNKTTNTLDYILDTVPAPHSLNPYLSLLKVNGKIIVVGAAAEPLHFTASVVITGKKNIGGSFVGSVEDIEEVLEFWAEKGLTSMIEVVKMDYVNEAFARMERNDVRYRFVLDVAGTDFE; translated from the exons ATGGAAGGGAGAAGAGTTGTTGGTTGGGCAGCCAGAGATTCATCCGGCTACCTTTCACCTTATTCATTCAATCTTAG GAAAACAGGTGCAGAAGATGTAGTGTTGAAGGTGCTCTACTCTGGAGTTGACCACACTGATCTTCATCAAGTTAGAGAAGAGCTTAGTCACACTAACTACCCTTTAGTCCCAGG gcATGAAATAGTGGGAGAAGTTGTAGAGATGGGTCAAGAAGTAGGGAAATTCAAAATAGGAGATATTGTTGGAGTTGGGGGCATAATTTGGTCTTGTGGGGAATGTTTAACTTGCAAATCTAAGATGGAGCAGTATTGTAATGAAAGAATTATGACTTACAATGCCATTGACAAAGATGGAAAAACTATTCAAGGAGGCTACTCTTCTGCTATGGTTGTAAATCAAAG GTTTGTAGTTAGAATACCTGAAAAGCTTGCACCGGAACAAGCAGCCCCACTACTATGTGCTGGAGTGACAGCCTATAGTCCACTGAAAGAGATCAATAACTTGAATAAGGTTCTGAAAGTAGGAATTTTGGGTTTAGGAGGAGTTGGTCATCTAGCTGTGCTTATTGCAAAAGCAATGGGACACCATGTTATAGTTATAAGCTCTTCCGATAAGAAGAAACAAGAAGCTTTCGACCATTTACATGCCGATGCATTTCTTGTGAGCTCCGATGTAGATGAGATGAACAAGACGACGAACACCCTTGACTACATTCTTGACACTGTACCTGCACCACACTCTTTGAACCCTTATCTTTCACTTCTCAAAGTTAATGGAAAGATCATTGTCGTTGGGGCGGCTGCTGAACCACTGCACTTCACAGCTAGCGTTGTAATTACAG GGAAGAAAAATATAGGCGGAAGCTTTGTTGGAAGCGTAGAAGATATTGAGGAAGTTCTCGAGTTCTGGGCAGAGAAAGGTTTGACATCAATGATTGAAGTAGTGAAGATGGATTATGTTAACGAGGCATTTGCCAGAATGGAACGAAATGATGTCAGGTATAGGTTTGTGCTCGATGTTGCTGGAACCGATTTTGAATGA